The Geobacillus genomosp. 3 genome segment CGAGGTGAGAATAATGATCGTCATGATTGATAATTATGATTCCTTTACGTACAATTTAGTACAATATTTAGGAGTTCTAGGTGAGGAGCTGTTTGTCAAGCGCAATGATGAAATTACCGTCGCCGAGATTGAGCGGCTTCATCCAGATTTTATTATGATTTCCCCGGGCCCGTGCACGCCGAATGAAGCGGGCGTCAGCCTGGAAGCCATCGCCCACTTTGCTGGCAAAATCCCGATTTTGGGTGTCTGCCTCGGCCATCAGGCCATCGCCCAGGCGTTTGGCGGCCGCGTCATCCGTGCCCCAAGGCTGATGCACGGGAAAACGTCATCCGTTTACCATGACGGGGAAACGATTTTCCGCGGCGTGCCGATCCCGTTTACGGCGACGCGCTACCATTCTCTCATCGTTGAAAAAGAGACCCTTCCAGATTGTTTTGTTGTTTCTGCTTGGACGGATGAAGGCGAAGTGATGGCCATCCGTCATAAAACATTGCCGATCGAAGGGGTACAGTTTCATCCGGAGTCGATTATGACAAGCCATGGAATGCAGCTGCTGAAAAACTTTATCGATACGTACAAAAAGGCGTGACGGGCATGTACGTATATGTCAATGGGGAGATTGTCCCGCACGAAGAGGCGCGGCTTTCGGCGTTTGACCACGGTTTTTTGTACGGGATCGGCTTGTTTGAGACGTTCCGCACGTATGGAGGCCATCCGTTTTTGCTTGATGATCATTTAGAGCGGCTAAACTGCGGGTTGTCCGGGCTCCGCATCGACAGACAGTTCGGCCGCGCGGAGGCAGTCGACATCATTGAGCGGCTGCTCAGGGCAAATGGGCTGCATGACGCCTACGTCCGTTTCAATGTATCCGCCGGCATTGGAGGTCTCGGCTTGTCGGTGGAACGGTACTTACGCCCGACCGTTATCGTCTATATGAAGCCGCTGCCGCCGTCTGCCCCCCGAGAAGGGAAAGAAGGGATCGTTTTAACAACAAGGCGGAACAGCCCTGAGGGAGACGAACGGTTAAAATCGCACCATTATTTAAACAATATAATTGGAAAGTGGGAGCTTGGAAATCGCCCCCATGCGGAAGGCATCTTTTTAAACCATGAAGGGGCAGTGGCGGAAGGCATCGTTTCCAATATTTTTTGGGTAAAAGACGGTGTCGTCTACACTCCAGCGCTGTCTGTCGGCATATTAAACGGCATTACAAGGCAGTTCGTCATCGCGCTGCTCGAACAGCTTCATATTCCGGTCGAAGAAGGAGTGTATCCCCTGTCCCATTTGCAAGAAGCCGATGAGGTCTTTATCACGAATTCGCTGCAGGAAGTTGTGCCGCTTCACCGTATCGGCCATCGTGTTTACCTTGGAAAAAACGGCCCAGTGACCTGTGTGCTACAACACCATTACCGCTACTTTACCGATACGTTATGGACAAGGAACGAATTGGCAGAAAGGATGAACCGATGATGATAACATTGACGCGTTCACGTGTGCTCAAATGTCGTGGGTATGAGTTTGATTTAGACAAAAAAACATTGATCATGGGGATTGTTAACGTCACGCCTGATTCCTTTTCCGACGGTGGTCGGTTTTACGAGGTGGAGCGAGCTGTCGAGCATGCGAAACGGCTCGTGGCAGAGGGAGCGGACATCATCGACGTCGGCGGCGAGTCGACTCGCCCAGGAGCGGAACAAGTGCCGCTTGACGAAGAATTGCGGCGCGTCATCCCGGCGGTCAAAGCGATTGCCAATGAGGTGAATGTGCCGATTTCCGTCGACACGTATAAAGCCGAGGTGGCACGGCAAGCCATTGAAGCCGGGGCGCACATCATCAACGACGTTTGGGGAGCGAAAGCCGACCCCGATATGGCCCGTGTCGCCGCTTCGTACGAGGTGCCGATTATTTTAATGCACAATCGCCACGATATGGCATATCGCGACCTCATTTCCGATATGATTGCCGACTTGGAAGAAAGTATTCGTATTGTCAAACAAGCAGGTGTAAAAGAGGAAAACATTATTTTAGATCCAGGTGTCGGATTTGCGAAAACGCTCGAACACAATTTGGAAGTGATGCGCCGCCTCGATGAGTTTGCCGCCCTTGGCTACCCGCTCTTGCTCGGCACATCGCGCAAACGGTTTATTGGCCACGTACTTGATGTACCGGTTGAGGAGCGGGTCGAAGGAACGGGGGCGACGGTTTGCCTTGGCATTGCCAAAGGAGCGCATATCGTCCGCGTCCATGACGTATTGCCGATCGCCCGCATGGCGAAGATGATGGATGCGATGCTCGGGAAAGGGGAGAGCGGCCATCGATAAAATTTATATTCATCAGATGGAATTTTACGGATATCATGGAGCGATTCCGGAAGAAAATGTGCTCGGCCAACGGTTCGTGGTGGACGTGACGTTAGAGCTGGATTTGCGGCCAGCTGGGCGGAGCGACAGCCTTGAACATACTGTTAATTACGCGGATGTGTACGAGCGTTGTCGGGCGATCGTAGAAGAGCGGACGTTTGCGTTGCTTGAGGCGGTGGCTGAAGTGATTGCGGACGAGCTGCTCGCCGCTTTCCCCGCCGTGCAGCGCTGTACCGTGAGGGTGACGAAACCGAATCCACCAATCCGCGGACACTACGGGCATGTTGCCGTTGAAATCGGTAGGGATCGTTAAATGGAGAATATTGCGTATATCGCGTTAGGTTCCAACTTAGGTGATCGTGCTTATTATTTGCGTTCGGCCATTGAAGTCCTCCATCGCTACGAGGGAATTTCTGTAAAATCAAGCTCGTCCATCTATGAAACGGATCCAGTCGGCTACGTCCATCAAGACAAGTTTTTAAACATGGTTATCGAAGTGACGACGACGTTGTCATCGTTTGCCTTGTTTGACGTAACACAACAAATTGAACAACGATTTGGAAGGAAAAGGGAAATAAAATGGGGACCGCGCACGTTAGACCTTGACATTTTGCTATATAATCACGAAAATATTGAAACAGAGCAACTTGTCATTCCGCATCCACGCATGACAGAGCGGGCGTTTGTTCTCATTCCGTTGCTTGAAATCAATTCCCATTTAGCAATACCGAACATTTCCGAGCCGTTAACGGACATCATTGACCGACTACCCGACAAAGAAGGAGTTCGTGTATGGAAGCAGAAAGATGGGGAAGACGTATTCGCGCTTTTCGAAAGCTGAAAGGATATACACAAGAAAGATTTGCCAAGGAGTTAGGCATTTCTGTATCGATTCTCGGAGAGATTGAACGGGGGAATCGGATGCCGTCCGATTCGCTCGTCGGGCAAATCGCCGAACGGTTGAATATATCGGTGGAAGAACTGACGCCGCCGAAAATGGAATCAAACAACTAGAAAGGAGGCGTTTTGGATGTTTCGCATTGGTGATGTCGAGATTAAAAATCGCGT includes the following:
- the pabC gene encoding aminodeoxychorismate lyase, whose amino-acid sequence is MYVYVNGEIVPHEEARLSAFDHGFLYGIGLFETFRTYGGHPFLLDDHLERLNCGLSGLRIDRQFGRAEAVDIIERLLRANGLHDAYVRFNVSAGIGGLGLSVERYLRPTVIVYMKPLPPSAPREGKEGIVLTTRRNSPEGDERLKSHHYLNNIIGKWELGNRPHAEGIFLNHEGAVAEGIVSNIFWVKDGVVYTPALSVGILNGITRQFVIALLEQLHIPVEEGVYPLSHLQEADEVFITNSLQEVVPLHRIGHRVYLGKNGPVTCVLQHHYRYFTDTLWTRNELAERMNR
- the folB gene encoding dihydroneopterin aldolase; its protein translation is MRCSGKGRAAIDKIYIHQMEFYGYHGAIPEENVLGQRFVVDVTLELDLRPAGRSDSLEHTVNYADVYERCRAIVEERTFALLEAVAEVIADELLAAFPAVQRCTVRVTKPNPPIRGHYGHVAVEIGRDR
- a CDS encoding helix-turn-helix domain-containing protein, whose translation is MEAERWGRRIRAFRKLKGYTQERFAKELGISVSILGEIERGNRMPSDSLVGQIAERLNISVEELTPPKMESNN
- the folP gene encoding dihydropteroate synthase, translated to MMITLTRSRVLKCRGYEFDLDKKTLIMGIVNVTPDSFSDGGRFYEVERAVEHAKRLVAEGADIIDVGGESTRPGAEQVPLDEELRRVIPAVKAIANEVNVPISVDTYKAEVARQAIEAGAHIINDVWGAKADPDMARVAASYEVPIILMHNRHDMAYRDLISDMIADLEESIRIVKQAGVKEENIILDPGVGFAKTLEHNLEVMRRLDEFAALGYPLLLGTSRKRFIGHVLDVPVEERVEGTGATVCLGIAKGAHIVRVHDVLPIARMAKMMDAMLGKGESGHR
- the pabA gene encoding aminodeoxychorismate/anthranilate synthase component II translates to MIVMIDNYDSFTYNLVQYLGVLGEELFVKRNDEITVAEIERLHPDFIMISPGPCTPNEAGVSLEAIAHFAGKIPILGVCLGHQAIAQAFGGRVIRAPRLMHGKTSSVYHDGETIFRGVPIPFTATRYHSLIVEKETLPDCFVVSAWTDEGEVMAIRHKTLPIEGVQFHPESIMTSHGMQLLKNFIDTYKKA
- the folK gene encoding 2-amino-4-hydroxy-6-hydroxymethyldihydropteridine diphosphokinase; the encoded protein is MENIAYIALGSNLGDRAYYLRSAIEVLHRYEGISVKSSSSIYETDPVGYVHQDKFLNMVIEVTTTLSSFALFDVTQQIEQRFGRKREIKWGPRTLDLDILLYNHENIETEQLVIPHPRMTERAFVLIPLLEINSHLAIPNISEPLTDIIDRLPDKEGVRVWKQKDGEDVFALFES